The following proteins are encoded in a genomic region of Pyxicephalus adspersus chromosome 9, UCB_Pads_2.0, whole genome shotgun sequence:
- the LOC140337709 gene encoding 4-galactosyl-N-acetylglucosaminide 3-alpha-L-fucosyltransferase FUT6-like — MSGKHIIQPQFRDTQPSSKTEKQKEYLILLWTQPFGQWFPLNRCQVSSYSDQCILTDNRSLYHLANAVVIHHREVSSSKLLLPKSPRPEKQYWVWFNLESPSNCPNLNMADNIFNLTMTYRADSDIFTPYGWIERHGGTEPFSIPAKSKLVAWVVSNWNPNYERFKYYEDLKHHIDIDLYGRYHMPLPKANQSLILSKYKFYLAFENSKDTDYITEKLWKNALVSASVPIVMGPPRANYERFIPHDSFIHVDDFSSAQELASYILELDKDDKRYQS, encoded by the coding sequence ATGAGTGGAAAACATATCATTCAACCACAGTTCAGGGATACTCAACCTtcctcaaaaacagaaaaacaaaaagaatatctTATCCTTTTGTGGACTCAACCTTTTGGGCAATGGTTTCCACTTAACCGTTGTCAAGTATCTTCTTACAGTGATCAATGCATTTTAACAGACAATAGAAGTTTGTATCATTTAGCAAATGCGGTGGTCATCCATCACAGAGAAGTGAGCTCCTCAAAGTTATTATTGCCAAAAAGTCCAAGACCTGAAAAGCAATATTGGGTTTGGTTTAACCTAGAATCCCCAAGTAACTGTCCAAATTTGAACATGGCAGACAACATATTTAACCTCACAATGACCTATCGAGCAGACTCTGACATCTTTACTCCTTATGGTTGGATAGAGAGACATGGTGGGACTGAACCCTTCAGCATACCAGCAAAATCTAAGCTTGTAGCTTGGGTAGTAAGCAACTGGAACCCAAATTATGAAAGGTTTAAATACTATGAAGATCTAAAACATCATATAGACATTGATCTCTATGGAAGATATCATATGCCATTACCAAAAGCCAACCAATCCCTAATTCTATCCAAATACAAATTCTACCTGGCTTTCGAAAACTCTAAAGACACTGACTATATAACAGAAAAGCTTTGGAAGAATGCTCTTGTTTCAGCATCAGTGCCAATTGTGATGGGGCCACCTCGTGCAAACTATGAACGTTTTATTCCTCATGATTCCTTTATTCACGTGGATGACTTCTCCAGTGCCCAAGAGTTAGCTTCTTACATTTTAGAACTTGACAAAGATGATAAAAGATATCAATCTTAG
- the LOC140338506 gene encoding 4-galactosyl-N-acetylglucosaminide 3-alpha-L-fucosyltransferase FUT6-like → MDSSKRNISLKKIFVITFAQLCFASILFILYNKINISSLHLLENNVDFTVGNTSGQFNHSEKVILLWTWPFGNTFPLNSCPPSINISGCFYTQNRSLYSSADAVILHHRDVCCSRQNLPQMPRPSNQYWIWFNLESPSNSPGLDFWNNLINLTMTYRSDSDIFTPYGWLEQNAKENNVTIPAKNKLVAWAISNWNPKSYRTLYYEQLKQYVSIDVFGRNHRNTQLPNNEQEQVLSRYKFYLAFENSVHKDYITEKLWRNAFMFGCVPIVLGPPRENYERFIPKDSFIHVNDFQTAGELAEYILQLDKDDKAYQKYFRWRTRLHVFKEISWKNHYCKICKALKEAPKHKTIVRLADWYK, encoded by the coding sequence ATGGATTCCTCCAAGAGAAATATATCCTTGAAGAAAATCTTTGTGATAACTTTTGCGCAGTTATGTTTCgcttccattttatttattctctataacaaaataaatatttcatcattACATTTATTGGAAAACAATGTGGATTTTACTGTGGGAAACACCTCGGGACAATTTAATCATTCAGAAAAAGTTATCCTTCTTTGGACCTGGCCATTTGGCAATACATTTCCCCTTAATTCGTGTCCACCAAGTATTAATATATCAGGATGTTTTTACACACAGAACAGATCATTATACTCTTCTGCTGATGCGGTCATTCTACATCACAGAGATGTTTGCTGCTCAAGACAAAACCTACCTCAGATGCCAAGACCTTCAAATCAGTACTGGATATGGTTTAATTTGGAGTCTCCATCAAACAGCCCAGGCTTGGACTTCTGGAACAATCTTATCAACCTGACTATGACTTACAGGTCTGATTCTGACATTTTTACCCCTTATGGCTGGCTGGAGCAGAATGCTAAAGAAAATAATGTTACCATCCCAGCAAAAAATAAGTTGGTAGCTTGGGCAATCAGTAACTGGAATCCCAAGTCCTACAGAACTCTTTATTATGAACAATTAAAACAGTATGTATCAATTGATGTGTTTGGAAGAAATCATCGAAATACCCAACTACCCAACAATGAACAGGAACAAGTCCTTTCTCGGTATAAATTTTATCTTGCCTTTGAAAACTCTGTGCACAAAGACTATATCACTGAGAAACTATGGAGGAATGCGTTCATGTTTGGTTGTGTGCCTATTGTATTAGGTCCTCCTCGAGAAAATTATGAACGTTTTATTCCAAAAGACTCTTTTATACATGTGAATGACTTCCAAACAGCTGGAGAATTGGCTGAATATATTCTACAGTTGGACAAAGATGACAAAGCATATCAGAAATATTTCAGATGGAGGACCAGACTCCATGTGTTTAAGGAAATTTCTTGGAAAAACCATTATTGTAAAATATGCAAGGCACTTAAAGAAGCGCCCAAACATAAGACTATTGTTAGACTTGCAGACTGGTATAAATGA